A window of Mangifera indica cultivar Alphonso chromosome 13, CATAS_Mindica_2.1, whole genome shotgun sequence contains these coding sequences:
- the LOC123193874 gene encoding UDP-glycosyltransferase 91C1-like yields the protein MGDKEKLHIAMFPWLAYGHVMPFFQVAKFFAEKGHHVYFISTPKIIHRLPQSDSNLSSHLRFFQLPLPPVQGLPEGVESPAELPIQKDQYLKKAYDMLQLPLINFLKDNSQVTWIIQDFVSYWLPSAAAQLGVYSVYFSIVNATTCSFFGSAADLINGRFQKAEDLTMVPQWINYNSNIKFKLYEIMRGHQECKDSVPDLYRYGMVLKDCRAVIVRSCPEFEPEAFSIFGKLLEKPVLPVSLLPPSLQDYTVADGKWQVLKDWLDSKKDKSVVYVALGTLLTLSQELMHELAYGLEKSGLPFIWVINKRPLVEGKTGSDLVPVGFEDRISGRGLIWTDWAPQIKILAHASVGGFLTHSGWSSVIESLGFGLPLIMLTGGSDTGLVARLMHMRVGLEIERDERDGAFTSDSVAESIRRVIKEKEGHALRANAWAMREIFGNLELRSKYLEEMVRFIEKDPAPTRSV from the coding sequence ATGGGCGACAAAGAAAAGCTTCACATTGCAATGTTTCCATGGCTAGCTTACGGTCACGTTATGCCATTTTTTCAAGTGGCTAAATTCTTTGCAGAAAAGGGTCATCATGTCTACTTCATCTCTACTCCAAAAATCATTCACCGTCTCCCTCAAAGTGACAGTAACTTATCTTCCCATCTAAGATTTTTTCAACTTCCTTTGCCTCCCGTTCAAGGTCTACCAGAAGGAGTTGAGTCCCCCGCCGAGTTGCCCATTCAGAAAGACCAGTACCTCAAAAAAGCCTACGACATGCTTCAACTTCCTTTAATAAACTTCCTAAAAGATAATTCTCAAGTCACTTGGATCATCCAAGACTTTGTCTCCTACTGGTTACCCAGTGCCGCCGCTCAACTCGGTGTCTACTCAGTTTACTTCAGCATTGTCAACGCTACCACTTGTTCTTTCTTTGGCTCAGCCGCGGATTTAATCAATGGTCGGTTTCAGAAAGCTGAGGACTTGACGATGGTTCCCCAGTGGATAAACTATAATTCTAATATAAAGTTTAAGCTTTACGAAATCATGAGGGGTCACCAGGAATGCAAAGATTCGGTGCCTGATTTATACCGTTATGGAATGGTGCTTAAAGATTGCCGAGCCGTGATTGTGAGGAGCTGCCCAGAGTTTGAACCCGAAGCTTTTTCTATATTCGGTAAACTTCTAGAAAAACCTGTTCTTCCGGTCAGCTTATTGCCACCATCACTGCAAGATTATACTGTGGCTGATGGCAAGTGGCAAGTGTTAAAAGATTGGCTTGACAGTAAGAAGGACAAGTCAGTAGTTTATGTTGCACTCGGTACTCTGTTGACTCTGAGTCAAGAACTTATGCACGAGTTGGCTTACGGGCTAGAAAAATCTGGGTTGCCTTTTATTTGGGTAATCAACAAACGGCCACTTGTTGAAGGAAAGACGGGATCCGATCTAGTTCCGGTCGGGTTTGAAGATCGAATTTCGGGTCGGGGCTTGATCTGGACGGATTGGGCACctcaaataaaaatcttggCTCATGCATCGGTTGGTGGCTTCTTGACTCACAGCGGCTGGAGTTCAGTTATTGAGTCGCTTGGATTTGGGCTGCCATTGATCATGCTTACAGGGGGTTCGGATACGGGTTTGGTAGCTAGATTGATGCATATGCGGGTCGGGTTAGAAATAGAGAGGGATGAGAGAGATGGAGCATTTACCAGTGACTCGGTAGCTGAGTCCATTAGGCGAGTTATAAAGGAGAAAGAGGGACATGCACTAAGGGCAAATGCGTGGGCTATGAGAGAAATTTTTGGCAACTTGGAGTTACGTAGTAAGTACCTGGAAGAGATGGTTCGCTTCATTGAAAAGGATCCTGCTCCGACCCGCTCTGTTTGA